Within Kutzneria chonburiensis, the genomic segment CCACTCCGAGCACGCCGGCCGCCTCGGCCCGGCCGACTGGTGCGATCTCGGTCCCGTGGACCAGTTCCCCGAGGCGAAGCCGATTCGACGGGTGGCGGCGGAGATCCCGGTGCTCGTGGTTCGGCGTGGCAAGGAGTTCTCGGTCCTGCACGACCAGTGCAGCCACATGTCCGGGCCACTGTCCGAAGGGGAGCTGACCGAAGTGGACGGTGCCGAGTGCGTGCAGTGTCCCTGGCACGGCAGCGTGTTCCGGCTCGACGACGGCCGTCCGGCCCACGGGCCGGCCACCGCGCCGCAGCAGCGGCTGGACAGCCGGGTGCGGGCCAGCCGGCTAGAAGTCAAGACGGCGTAGGGGATGCGGTGCCCGGCGATGTGATCACCTACCGCGAGGACGGCGTGTGGAAGACGCGCGTCGAGGGCAACAGCCGGGCCTCGCGGATCAGCGTCGACCGGGGCGACGCGGTCGCGTTCGGCCGGCGGGTGGCGCGGGAACGCGGCGTCCAGCACATCGTGCTGGACCCTGACAAGGCCGACAGCGAGTAGGACTCGGGGCCCGGGCTGAAAGCCCGGGCCCCGCCGCCGTGCTCGGCCGGTGCATCCGCCCTGGCCAGGCGGTTGCCGGCAGTGAAATGCGGTGCTCAGTCGTGGGAACGGCGCAGCAGCAGCCGGAGCAGCACGATCAGCCCGAGCAGTCCGGCCAGCACCATGGCGGGCCGCTGCCGGACCACGTTCATCGTGCGGTGCGCCGGCTCCCGGACCGCCTCGGGCAGATCGTCGATCCGGCGCTCAGCCTCGTTCAGTGAGTTCACAGCGGTGTCCTTGGCCTGCGCCGCGACCTGCTGGGCCTTCTCGGCCGCGGTCGCGGCCACCTGCTGGGCCTTGGCCCCGACCTCGCCGGCGCGCGCCTGCACGTCGAGCTTGTCGGACAGCTGCTGCACCGTCTCGCCCAGCGCCTCCCGGGTGCGTTCGGCCTGCTCGCGCAGTTCCGTGGCCTGATCCTTCGCCTTCATCTCGCGCTCCTTCACGAACCGGTGATGACACCCGGATACCCAGACGTGAATCGGACGACACGTGGGGCCGCGACCTCGCCGGCCGGGTTAAGCGCGGCGCTGCCGGGTATGGCCTTCGGTGAGGTTCACCGAAGGAGGAGACGTGACTGCACCCCTCAACCCGCTCGCCGTGGTGACCGGGGCGTCCAGCGGCATCGGGCTCGAACTGGCCCACCAGCTCGCGGCCCACGGCTTCGACATCGTGGCCTGCGCCGAGGACGACGAGCTGGCGATTGCCGCCGATGCCTTGCGCGCCAACAATGTTGCCGTCGATGCCGTACGAGCCGACCTGACCGAGCCGGATGCCGTCGAGCAGCTGGTCAAGGTCGTGACGTCGACCGGCCGCCCGGTGGAGGCGTTGGTGATCAACGCCGGCGTCGGGGTCTCGGGCGCGTTCGTCGGCGATTCGACGCTGGAGGACCAGCTCTACGTCGTCGACCTGAACGTGCGGTCGGCGGTGCACCTGGCCAAGCGGCTGCTGCCGGCGATGGCGGCCCGGGGCAGCGGCCGAGTGCTGTTCACGTCGTCGATCGCGGCGGTGATGCCGGGCCCGTTCCAGACGGTGTACAACGCCTCCAAGGCGTTCCTGCTGTCGTTCTCCGAGGCGCTGCACGAGGAGCTCAAGGACAGCGGCGTCACCGTGACGGCGCTGATGCCGGGCCCGACGGAGACGGAGTTCTTCGACCGCGCGGACATGGGGGACACCAAGCTCGGGGCGTCCGAGAACAAGGATGACGCCGCGGTCGTGGCCAAGCAGGGCTTCGAGGCGATGATGGCCGGCAAGGGCCGCGTCGTTGCCGGGTCGATCAAGAACAAGGCTCAGGTTGCGGCGGCGAAGGTGTTGCCGGACAAGGCAATGGCCGCGCAGCACCGCAAGATGAGCGAGCCGGGCAGCGCGGAGAGCTGATGGACGAGCTCCGATTGCTGACCGGGGGCTACGCGTGGCTGCCCGACCGGCGCCGCCGAGCGCCGACGTACCGGACCAGGCTGCTGGGGCGACGGGCGACGTGCATCGGCGGTGTCGACGCCGCGAAGTTCTTCTACAACGAGCGGCACATTCGTCGCCACGGCGCGTTGCCGGGCCCGGTGCTGAGCACGCTGTTCGGTCACGGTGCCGTGCACACACTCGACGGCGCCGAACACCGCACCCGCAAGTCGATGTTCCTGTCGGTGATGGGTCCGGACTGCGTCGCTGATCTCACCGCCAAAGCCGCCGAAGTGTGGGACGAGACCGTCCCCACCTGGCGGCGCGTCACCCTGTTCGACGAGACCAGCCGCATTCTCACCAGGGCCGTCACCGACTGGGCCGGGATTTCGTTGCCATCAAACGAAATCCCGGCGATGGCCGCCGACCAGATCGCCATGGTCGACGGCTTCGCCACCGCCGGGCCGCGGCACTTCAAGGCCCGCGCGGCCCGGCGGCGTCAGGAGAAGTGGTTTGCCGGCGTCAGCGAAGGCTTCCTGTACGACGTGATGTCGGCTCACCTTCGCGACCCGCACACCCGGGCCGTGGAGCTGCTCAACGTGATCCGTCCGACGGTGGCGTTGAGCTGGTTCGTCACGTTCGCCGCGCATGCCCTGCACCGCTGGCCCAAGCACCGCGCCGACCTCGCCGCCGGCGGCGCGTACGCCGTCGCCTTCGCGCACGAGGTCCGCCGCTTCTACCCGTTCGCCCCGTTTCTCGGCGGTCTCGCCGTGCAGGACCTGGCATGGGACGGCGAGCGTATTCCGGCCGGCAGCATGGTGCTGCTCGACCTGTACGGCCACAACCACGATCCCGCGCTGTTCCCCGACCCCTACGTCTTCGCGCCGGACCGGTTCGTCGGCCACGACATCGGGCCGTTCGAACTCGTGCCGCAGGGCGCCGGCTGGCCCGACATCAACCACCGCTGCCCGGGGGAGGGCATCGCCGTGGCGGTGCTGGCCACGCTGGCCACCGGCCTGGCCCGGCTGGACTACGAGGTCCCCGAGCAGGACCTGGACATCCCGTTCCACCGCATCCCGACCCGGCCGCGCAGTGGCTTCGTGCTGCGAACGTCGTCTTAGTGATGACGAGCCACTTGTCATCGTTTGGATGACATGTTAGAACAGTGGTGCGCGTTGACAGCCGACGAGGGACATGGAGGTGGAACGATGTTGATGCGCACCGACCCGTTCCGGGAGTTCGACCGGCTGACCCAGCAGGTCTTCGGAGCCCAGGGGACGTGGTCCCGCCCGACGGCGATGCCGATGGACGCCTACCGTGACGGCGACCAGTACGTCGTGCACTTCGACCTGCCGGGCATCGACCCCGAGGCGATCGACCTCGACGTCGAGCGCAACGTGCTGACCGTGAAGGCGGAGCGCCGCCCGGTCGAGCGCGGCGACGGCGTGGAGATGCAGGTGGCCGAGCGACCGCTCGGCGTGTTCTCCCGCCAGCTGTTCCTGGGCGACGCCCTGGATGCCGAGCGCATCGCCGCCCAGTACGAGCAGGGCGTGCTCACCATCCGCATCCCGGTAGCCGAGAAGGCCAAGCCCCGCAAGATCGCCATCGACCAGGCCGCCCCCGAACCCCGCCAGATCAACGCCTGACCAGTTCGGAACGGACCATCCCTCAACTCGGAGTTTCGGAACGGACCATTCCTCAACTCGGAGTTTGGGAACGGCGCTTTCACAGCGTCGGTGAGAGGCAGGTGGTGCCTGATCGACATCCCTGAGCAGTACGAGTGAACATCCCCCTCGCGAAGCCCCGCCGGTGCGTGCCGGCGGGGTTTCGCCCGTCGTGGTTGCCCGGCGTGGCACGGGGTAGCCGATGGTCGACGACATGGGAGGAACCCGATGAAGGCAGTGACCTGGCACGGCAAGCGGGACGTGCGGGTGGACACCGTGCCGGACCCACGGATCGAGCAGCCGACGGACGTGGTCGTCGGCATCACCTCCAGCGGCATCTGCGGCTCCGACCTGCACCTGTACGAGGTGCTGGGGCCGTTCCTGGACGAGGGCGACATCCTTGGCCACGAGCCGATGGGCGTGGTCGAGGAGGTCGGCGCCGAGGTGACGGCCGTGCGCCCCGGCGACCGGGTGGTGATCCCGTTCAACGTGTCCTGTGGGACGTGCTTCATGTGCGGCCAGGGCCTGCACTCGCAGTGCGAGACGACCCAGGTGCACGAGCAGGGCAATGGGGCGGCGCTGTTCGGCTACACCAAGCTGTACGGGCAGGTGCCGGGCGGGCAGGCGGAGTTCCTGCGGGTGCCGTTCGGCAACACGCTGCCGATCAAGGTCCCGGACGGCCCGCCGGACGACCGGTTCGTCTACCTGTCGGACGTGCTGCCGACGGCCTGGCAGGCCGTCGAGTACGCCGCGATCCCCGATGGCGGCAGCGTGGCGGTGCTCGGGCTCGGGCCGATCGGCGACATGGCGTGCCGGGTGGCGCAGCACCGCGGCGCCGGCCAGGTGATCGGCGTGGACCTGGTGCCGGAGCGGCTGGAGCGGGCGCGGCTCAACGGTGTCGACGCGCTGGATGTGCGCGATGCCGACCTGGTCAAGGTCATCCGGGACAAAACCGGCGGCCGCGGGCCGGACGCGGTGATCGACGCCGTCGGCATGGAGGCCCACGGCTCGCCGACCGCCCAGCTCACGCAGCAGATGACCTCGCTGCTGCCGGACGCCCTCCAGGGCTGGCTGATGAAGCGTGTCGGCGTGGACCGGATGCACGCGCTGTACCTGGCGATCGAGATCGTCCGGCGCGGCGGCACCATCTCGCTGTCCGGTGTGTACGGCGGCATGGCCGACCCGATGCCGATGCTGCGTATGTTCGACAAGCAGATCCAGCTGCGGATGGGGCAGGCCAACGTGCACCGGTGGATCCCGGACATCCTGCCGCTGGTGGTCGACGGCGACCCGCTGGGCCTCGAAAGCTTCGCCACCCACCGGGT encodes:
- a CDS encoding DUF2188 domain-containing protein translates to MPGDVITYREDGVWKTRVEGNSRASRISVDRGDAVAFGRRVARERGVQHIVLDPDKADSE
- a CDS encoding DUF3618 domain-containing protein; translation: MKAKDQATELREQAERTREALGETVQQLSDKLDVQARAGEVGAKAQQVAATAAEKAQQVAAQAKDTAVNSLNEAERRIDDLPEAVREPAHRTMNVVRQRPAMVLAGLLGLIVLLRLLLRRSHD
- a CDS encoding SDR family NAD(P)-dependent oxidoreductase, translating into MTAPLNPLAVVTGASSGIGLELAHQLAAHGFDIVACAEDDELAIAADALRANNVAVDAVRADLTEPDAVEQLVKVVTSTGRPVEALVINAGVGVSGAFVGDSTLEDQLYVVDLNVRSAVHLAKRLLPAMAARGSGRVLFTSSIAAVMPGPFQTVYNASKAFLLSFSEALHEELKDSGVTVTALMPGPTETEFFDRADMGDTKLGASENKDDAAVVAKQGFEAMMAGKGRVVAGSIKNKAQVAAAKVLPDKAMAAQHRKMSEPGSAES
- a CDS encoding cytochrome P450, which translates into the protein MDELRLLTGGYAWLPDRRRRAPTYRTRLLGRRATCIGGVDAAKFFYNERHIRRHGALPGPVLSTLFGHGAVHTLDGAEHRTRKSMFLSVMGPDCVADLTAKAAEVWDETVPTWRRVTLFDETSRILTRAVTDWAGISLPSNEIPAMAADQIAMVDGFATAGPRHFKARAARRRQEKWFAGVSEGFLYDVMSAHLRDPHTRAVELLNVIRPTVALSWFVTFAAHALHRWPKHRADLAAGGAYAVAFAHEVRRFYPFAPFLGGLAVQDLAWDGERIPAGSMVLLDLYGHNHDPALFPDPYVFAPDRFVGHDIGPFELVPQGAGWPDINHRCPGEGIAVAVLATLATGLARLDYEVPEQDLDIPFHRIPTRPRSGFVLRTSS
- a CDS encoding Hsp20/alpha crystallin family protein; its protein translation is MLMRTDPFREFDRLTQQVFGAQGTWSRPTAMPMDAYRDGDQYVVHFDLPGIDPEAIDLDVERNVLTVKAERRPVERGDGVEMQVAERPLGVFSRQLFLGDALDAERIAAQYEQGVLTIRIPVAEKAKPRKIAIDQAAPEPRQINA
- a CDS encoding zinc-dependent alcohol dehydrogenase, translated to MKAVTWHGKRDVRVDTVPDPRIEQPTDVVVGITSSGICGSDLHLYEVLGPFLDEGDILGHEPMGVVEEVGAEVTAVRPGDRVVIPFNVSCGTCFMCGQGLHSQCETTQVHEQGNGAALFGYTKLYGQVPGGQAEFLRVPFGNTLPIKVPDGPPDDRFVYLSDVLPTAWQAVEYAAIPDGGSVAVLGLGPIGDMACRVAQHRGAGQVIGVDLVPERLERARLNGVDALDVRDADLVKVIRDKTGGRGPDAVIDAVGMEAHGSPTAQLTQQMTSLLPDALQGWLMKRVGVDRMHALYLAIEIVRRGGTISLSGVYGGMADPMPMLRMFDKQIQLRMGQANVHRWIPDILPLVVDGDPLGLESFATHRVRLESAPAAYQMFQQKRDGAVKVLLQP